From the genome of Gemmatimonadaceae bacterium, one region includes:
- a CDS encoding cupin: MSGPVNITHVPKPWGHETIWARTDTYVGKILHINAGQALSVQYHNVKDETVYLLSGKIIYRVWQNGGDGEPTDIGLRIGQAYRITPHTIHQMEAVTDCDVLEVSTPHLDDVVRLTDRYGREGTSAP, from the coding sequence ATGTCGGGTCCCGTCAACATCACGCACGTTCCGAAACCCTGGGGTCACGAGACCATTTGGGCGCGCACCGACACGTACGTCGGTAAGATTCTGCACATCAATGCCGGCCAGGCGCTTTCGGTGCAGTACCATAACGTGAAGGACGAGACGGTCTACCTGTTGTCGGGAAAAATCATCTATCGCGTTTGGCAGAATGGGGGCGACGGGGAGCCAACTGACATCGGACTTCGGATCGGCCAAGCCTATCGCATAACGCCGCACACAATCCATCAGATGGAAGCCGTAACGGACTGCGACGTCCTCGAGGTCTCGACGCCGCATCTCGACGACGTCGTGCGGCTCACGGATCGCTACGGACGGGAGGGAACGAGCGCACCATGA
- a CDS encoding M1 family metallopeptidase, protein MLAPFFAALLLQTPYQQPGAVKNPAESSPPSGDTTGYWQQRVHYRIVSRLDEATTRLRSRGELVYVNNSPDTLREMYFHQYLNAFRPGSKWSAVDEREGRVRFQDLRDPDYGYERFTAPPTVDGAPVFIDYPGAPDSTVVHFRLPRPVPPHDSIRVGFEWDARPSTVLRRQGRRGRTWDFAQWYPKVAVYDRAGWEPNPFVPAGELYGEYGTYDVTLLLAQDQIVVATGVPVSGDPGWERAKRGGEVRLAQTAYDTVPAPNVDVPSGYRAVRFLAENVHHFAWSASPDYRYEGGIYVRQLPPTQYKTWDTVSIHVLYKPADDTTWGGGRALNRTITALKWLESIWGPYAYPQFSNVHRLEGGGTEFPMMIMDGGASQGLILHEAGHNFTYGILGNNEWRSGWMDEGLTSYQTSWAQRLTPQELATQALPPPRIPEGYRVNAKTIPPSQSANLDLIALEFAGRSEPIGTNAADFRDFGVYNVMIYSRGELMYSHLRDVLGDSTFRDFFHDYFSRWALKHVDEPAMRASAERRYGHDLGWFFNEWVYQSGLLDYALHDVHSMQRPDGQWVTRVELVKRGEYRHPMLVGARVGTTWTLARGDALKDRQTLEIITPTKPEEVRIDPYHFTWDWDRRDDVESRGFLGIRNPRVVFDWPFLQQNDRDHSLVALMPELWYSQPLSRGLCSTTDCHGQAVSLGLRARASYLATVDKYDLGLAGAAGPIRPTLSHVNAWARIDNPYMPGASRPWIGVGFDAAFLDGIARVDLQRHWDLSPFTYVAGPRIDVTARLTGAYPTDRFILPEQWADDQVTELGGTATVRMPEQDDGSYQWFGGSLGVGLARPRVGGSMAQGYVRGDLSGTQVQYFQNGTIALIGRLYAGGESRAPLQRAVFAATTDPLTSFWSNWYRPLGSLYKQDWLNVMPLGGAMLRGYSFGTALSRVGAANVELAQRLREFGDRSSGRRSIWFSAFGDIAAASSDFVQFDGSMLLDAGVGLSLRGRLYDRDVRFRLDFPLFVKQPDLAGGPSFAQKGSLGFRYVFSLQDVW, encoded by the coding sequence ATGCTCGCTCCATTCTTTGCCGCGCTGCTGCTGCAAACGCCGTATCAACAGCCGGGCGCCGTCAAGAACCCAGCCGAGTCGTCTCCACCAAGCGGAGACACAACCGGCTATTGGCAGCAGCGCGTGCATTATCGGATCGTCTCGCGACTGGACGAGGCAACGACGCGTCTTCGCTCGCGAGGCGAGCTGGTGTACGTCAACAACTCCCCCGACACGCTGCGCGAGATGTACTTCCATCAGTACCTCAACGCGTTTCGTCCGGGATCGAAGTGGAGTGCAGTCGACGAGCGCGAGGGACGCGTACGCTTTCAGGATCTGCGCGATCCGGACTACGGTTACGAGCGCTTCACGGCGCCCCCAACGGTTGATGGCGCTCCGGTCTTCATCGACTACCCGGGCGCTCCGGACAGCACCGTTGTTCACTTTCGCTTGCCGCGTCCGGTACCACCTCACGACTCGATTCGCGTCGGCTTCGAGTGGGACGCGCGTCCATCGACGGTTTTGCGACGGCAAGGACGTCGCGGACGCACCTGGGACTTTGCGCAGTGGTATCCGAAGGTCGCCGTCTATGATCGCGCCGGTTGGGAGCCGAACCCGTTCGTGCCAGCGGGCGAATTGTACGGCGAGTACGGCACCTATGACGTGACGTTGCTGCTGGCGCAGGATCAGATCGTCGTCGCGACGGGCGTGCCGGTCTCCGGTGATCCGGGATGGGAGCGCGCCAAGCGTGGCGGCGAAGTGCGTCTCGCGCAGACCGCCTACGACACAGTCCCAGCGCCTAACGTCGACGTACCATCGGGCTACCGCGCCGTGCGCTTCCTCGCCGAGAACGTGCACCATTTTGCGTGGTCGGCATCGCCGGACTATCGGTACGAGGGAGGCATTTACGTCAGGCAGCTCCCACCCACGCAATACAAGACGTGGGACACCGTGTCGATTCACGTGCTCTACAAGCCGGCGGACGACACGACATGGGGAGGCGGGCGCGCGCTCAACCGGACGATTACCGCGTTGAAGTGGCTCGAGTCCATCTGGGGCCCGTACGCGTATCCTCAATTCTCGAACGTGCACCGGCTCGAGGGCGGCGGCACGGAGTTCCCGATGATGATAATGGACGGAGGCGCGAGCCAAGGTCTCATTCTCCATGAGGCGGGACACAACTTCACCTACGGCATCCTCGGCAACAACGAGTGGCGTTCGGGTTGGATGGACGAAGGTCTGACCTCGTACCAGACGTCGTGGGCGCAGAGGCTGACGCCGCAGGAGCTGGCGACGCAGGCGTTGCCGCCTCCGCGCATCCCCGAGGGCTACCGAGTCAACGCGAAGACGATCCCGCCGTCGCAGTCGGCGAATCTGGATCTCATCGCGCTCGAGTTTGCGGGACGCTCGGAGCCCATCGGAACCAACGCCGCCGACTTCCGCGACTTCGGAGTTTATAACGTGATGATCTACAGTCGCGGCGAATTGATGTACTCGCATCTCCGCGACGTGTTAGGCGACAGCACGTTTCGCGACTTCTTCCATGACTATTTCAGCCGCTGGGCGCTCAAGCACGTCGACGAGCCCGCGATGCGCGCGTCAGCCGAGCGGCGATATGGCCACGACCTCGGTTGGTTCTTCAATGAGTGGGTCTACCAGAGCGGCCTCCTCGATTACGCGCTTCACGACGTGCACTCGATGCAACGTCCCGACGGACAGTGGGTCACGCGCGTGGAGCTCGTGAAGCGCGGCGAGTATCGGCACCCGATGCTCGTCGGTGCGCGCGTTGGAACCACGTGGACGCTCGCGCGCGGCGACGCGTTGAAGGATCGCCAGACGCTCGAGATCATCACCCCGACGAAGCCCGAGGAGGTGCGCATCGATCCCTACCATTTCACGTGGGATTGGGATCGGCGCGACGATGTCGAGTCGCGTGGCTTTCTTGGCATCAGGAATCCGCGCGTCGTGTTCGACTGGCCCTTCTTGCAACAGAACGATCGCGACCACTCGCTCGTCGCTTTGATGCCCGAACTGTGGTACTCGCAGCCGCTCTCGCGGGGGCTCTGTTCGACGACCGACTGCCACGGGCAGGCGGTGAGCCTCGGACTCCGCGCGCGCGCGAGCTATCTCGCGACCGTCGATAAGTACGATCTCGGCCTCGCCGGCGCCGCAGGTCCGATTCGGCCGACGTTGAGTCACGTGAACGCGTGGGCGCGCATCGACAATCCGTACATGCCGGGCGCGTCACGGCCATGGATCGGTGTGGGCTTCGACGCCGCATTCCTCGACGGCATCGCGCGGGTCGATTTACAGCGTCACTGGGACCTGAGCCCGTTCACCTACGTCGCTGGTCCGCGGATCGATGTCACCGCGCGCCTAACGGGAGCGTACCCGACCGATCGCTTCATCCTTCCCGAACAATGGGCCGACGACCAGGTAACGGAGCTCGGAGGAACGGCGACGGTGCGGATGCCGGAACAGGACGACGGCAGCTATCAATGGTTCGGCGGGTCGCTCGGCGTTGGCTTGGCGCGACCGCGCGTCGGCGGGTCCATGGCGCAGGGCTACGTCCGCGGCGACCTCTCGGGGACTCAGGTTCAGTATTTCCAAAACGGCACGATCGCGCTGATCGGACGTCTCTACGCTGGCGGGGAGAGCCGGGCCCCGCTTCAACGGGCGGTATTCGCGGCGACGACCGACCCGTTGACGTCGTTCTGGAGCAACTGGTACCGGCCGCTCGGCTCCCTCTACAAGCAGGACTGGCTCAACGTGATGCCGCTGGGGGGGGCGATGCTGAGAGGATACTCATTCGGTACCGCGCTCTCGCGCGTTGGCGCCGCGAATGTCGAGCTGGCACAGCGACTTCGTGAGTTCGGGGATCGGTCGAGCGGGAGGCGATCGATTTGGTTCTCGGCGTTCGGAGACATTGCCGCCGCCTCGTCGGACTTCGTGCAATTCGATGGGAGCATGCTGCTCGATGCGGGGGTTGGCCTCTCCCTCCGGGGGCGTCTCTATGATCGCGACGTCCGCTTCCGGCTCGACTTCCCGCTGTTCGTGAAGCAACCCGATCTCGCCGGCGGACCGTCGTTCGCGCAGAAGGGCAGCTTAGGCTTCAGGTATGTGTTCAGCTTGCAAGACGTCTGGTGA
- a CDS encoding ABC transporter ATP-binding protein, which translates to MYGDLVAVENLSFSVAPGEVLGLVGPNGAGKTTTLRTISGIIAPTRGTISIAGHPLATQPVQAKQRLAFIPDEPQLFEYLTVEEHLRFVGRMYGVADAPARIPPLLAELELSEKNRALPTELSRGMKQKLAIACGLLHDPAALILDEPLTGLDPAGMRRMRQTIAARASDGAAVILSSHLLHLVEELCTKLLVIHHGRAIAYGAFDAIVAERPQLAGRGLEDVFLALTSDRE; encoded by the coding sequence CTGTACGGAGATCTCGTCGCGGTCGAGAATCTCTCGTTCAGCGTCGCGCCCGGAGAGGTGCTCGGTCTCGTCGGACCGAACGGGGCCGGGAAGACGACCACGTTGCGTACGATCTCGGGCATCATCGCTCCAACGCGCGGCACCATCTCGATCGCCGGGCACCCGCTTGCCACTCAACCCGTTCAAGCGAAGCAGCGGCTGGCCTTCATTCCCGACGAACCACAGCTCTTCGAGTACCTAACGGTGGAGGAGCATTTGCGATTCGTCGGACGCATGTACGGCGTCGCCGACGCGCCGGCGCGCATTCCACCGCTCCTGGCCGAGCTCGAGCTGTCCGAGAAGAATCGCGCGCTTCCCACGGAACTATCGCGCGGCATGAAACAGAAGCTCGCGATTGCGTGCGGTTTGCTGCACGACCCGGCGGCCCTCATTCTCGACGAACCACTCACCGGCCTCGATCCCGCCGGAATGCGCCGCATGCGCCAGACGATCGCCGCGCGCGCGAGCGACGGTGCCGCCGTCATTCTCAGCTCGCACTTGCTGCACCTCGTCGAGGAGTTGTGCACCAAGCTGCTCGTCATCCATCACGGACGGGCGATCGCTTACGGCGCGTTCGACGCCATCGTCGCCGAGCGACCGCAGCTTGCGGGCCGAGGACTGGAGGATGTCTTCCTTGCGCTCACGAGCGATCGCGAATGA
- a CDS encoding AarF/UbiB family protein gives MILEPKYLPKLAATVGLFTRYGLADFAKQQGLQGIAPEPESADSNGAPSPEKAKAFRKRLVELGPAYVKLGQVLSTRPDLLPSTYIEELELLQDDVGPIPTEDVRATIEAELGARISKLFETFDDEPIGTASLGQVHAATLRDGRQVVVKVQRPNIRAQLADEIEYFRELARFLTAHTEAGLRVDMVGIIKQLERALADELDYRIEARNAAAFRRSLAEFPRILIPRVIEGYTTHRVLTTERIRGEKISEVSPLTRIEHDFHAVADELTRAYLKQITIDGHFHADPHPGNVFVVLPDAENPLTPSEAKAIDRRHATRPAVTPLARLEAQAQQHAAPQPDDIDVRLSLIDFGMTARLSNALRDQIIRLLMDLSDNRSDDAAATLVEIGEELPEFDRAKYIRDIAGLVARNYDLAVGEVQAGAILFELINISFHRGLRLPAELTLLAKALFNLDAVTRALEPSYSPITTIREYGSQIAADKARRELNPRKLMQLVMQSGDLLTALPHRLDLVTQRLASGEFATRVEVPQLRILLDGLQKVANRIFSGLVLAAIIVASAMVITTRKTLGTWGFVVAGAVSVWMVIAIWWSDRRKRRE, from the coding sequence ATGATCCTCGAACCGAAGTATCTGCCGAAGCTCGCAGCGACGGTGGGGCTGTTCACGCGCTATGGGCTGGCCGATTTTGCGAAGCAGCAAGGGCTGCAGGGCATCGCCCCCGAGCCCGAAAGCGCCGATTCGAATGGAGCACCCTCGCCGGAAAAGGCGAAAGCATTCCGCAAGCGACTGGTAGAGCTCGGACCGGCGTACGTCAAACTCGGACAGGTGCTGTCCACACGTCCTGATCTCCTTCCGTCGACGTACATCGAGGAGCTGGAGCTGCTGCAGGACGATGTCGGACCGATTCCGACCGAGGACGTGCGCGCAACGATCGAGGCGGAGCTGGGCGCACGAATCAGCAAGCTGTTCGAGACGTTCGACGATGAGCCGATTGGCACGGCGAGCCTCGGTCAGGTACACGCCGCAACGCTGCGCGATGGACGACAGGTAGTCGTGAAAGTGCAGCGACCGAACATCCGCGCGCAGCTCGCCGACGAGATCGAGTATTTCCGTGAGCTTGCCAGATTTCTCACCGCGCATACCGAGGCTGGATTGCGGGTCGACATGGTGGGAATCATCAAGCAACTCGAACGAGCGTTGGCCGACGAGCTGGATTACCGCATCGAAGCGCGCAACGCAGCGGCGTTCCGGCGGTCGCTCGCGGAATTTCCACGAATACTCATTCCGCGCGTCATCGAAGGCTACACGACCCACCGAGTACTCACGACGGAACGCATCCGGGGCGAGAAGATCAGCGAGGTCTCGCCGCTCACGCGCATCGAGCACGACTTCCACGCGGTCGCGGACGAGCTGACGCGGGCGTACCTGAAGCAGATCACGATCGACGGACACTTTCACGCCGATCCGCATCCGGGAAACGTCTTCGTCGTTCTCCCTGACGCGGAGAATCCACTCACGCCCTCGGAAGCGAAAGCCATCGATCGTCGCCACGCGACGCGCCCAGCCGTCACGCCGCTCGCACGCCTCGAGGCGCAAGCACAGCAGCACGCGGCACCCCAGCCGGACGACATCGACGTTCGACTCTCGCTCATCGACTTCGGGATGACGGCGCGACTCTCGAACGCGCTCCGCGATCAGATCATCCGCCTGCTGATGGACCTGTCGGACAATCGCTCCGACGACGCGGCGGCGACGCTCGTCGAGATCGGCGAGGAATTGCCGGAATTCGATCGCGCCAAATATATCCGCGACATCGCGGGACTCGTGGCCCGCAATTACGACCTCGCCGTCGGCGAGGTGCAGGCGGGCGCGATTCTCTTCGAGTTGATCAACATCTCATTTCACCGTGGGCTCCGGCTCCCCGCCGAGCTGACGCTCCTCGCCAAAGCGCTATTCAATCTGGACGCGGTGACCCGCGCGCTGGAACCGAGCTACAGTCCGATCACGACCATTCGCGAGTACGGCAGTCAGATCGCCGCCGACAAAGCCCGCCGCGAGCTCAATCCCCGCAAGCTCATGCAGCTCGTTATGCAGAGTGGCGATTTGCTGACGGCGTTGCCGCATCGCCTCGATCTCGTGACGCAGCGTCTCGCCTCGGGCGAGTTCGCGACGCGGGTGGAGGTGCCACAGCTGAGAATCCTTCTCGATGGCTTGCAAAAGGTGGCGAACCGGATCTTCTCCGGGCTGGTGCTGGCCGCGATCATCGTCGCGAGCGCGATGGTGATCACGACGCGCAAGACGCTCGGCACGTGGGGGTTCGTGGTCGCAGGTGCGGTGAGCGTTTGGATGGTCATCGCGATCTGGTGGAGCGATCGCCGGAAGCGGCGGGAGTAA
- a CDS encoding nucleotidyltransferase family protein → MKVIIPLAGKGTRLRPHTHITPKPMLKIAGKPVIDYVMEDLQALGNVDQVIYITGHLKEKVEQYARAKYAFPSVFVEQKEQRGTADAVALARPYIDEPVMIIFVDTIFDADFSVVKRHDADGIIWVKEVEDYQRFGVVVTDRDGNMTKIVEKPSTPISKRANIGLYYVKNWKLMLDGIDWVLKQPPNKGEYYLTDAFQYMIDKGAKIKVIDVEGWYDAGKLDTLLDTNRTILEKRKAARRPKSVPKDVTLVDPVYIEDHVTLKASKIGPNVSVSTGSTIEDSELSDTIVGSKSSVRRSTLKNSMVGDEAVVEGIHGEMTISDHSEVRGRS, encoded by the coding sequence ATGAAGGTGATCATACCACTGGCCGGGAAAGGCACCCGTCTCCGGCCCCACACTCACATTACGCCGAAGCCGATGCTCAAGATCGCGGGCAAGCCCGTGATCGATTATGTAATGGAGGACCTGCAAGCGCTCGGCAACGTCGATCAGGTCATCTACATCACGGGTCACCTCAAGGAGAAGGTCGAGCAGTACGCCCGCGCGAAGTATGCGTTTCCCAGCGTTTTTGTCGAGCAAAAGGAGCAGCGAGGGACGGCCGATGCGGTCGCGCTCGCCCGTCCGTACATCGACGAACCCGTCATGATCATTTTCGTCGACACGATCTTCGACGCCGACTTCTCGGTGGTGAAGCGCCACGATGCCGACGGGATCATCTGGGTGAAGGAGGTCGAGGATTATCAGCGATTCGGCGTCGTCGTCACCGATCGTGACGGCAACATGACGAAGATCGTCGAGAAGCCGTCGACGCCGATTTCGAAGCGCGCGAATATCGGTTTGTACTATGTGAAAAACTGGAAGCTGATGCTCGACGGAATCGATTGGGTGTTGAAGCAGCCGCCGAACAAAGGTGAGTATTATCTCACGGACGCCTTCCAGTACATGATCGACAAGGGTGCGAAGATCAAAGTCATCGACGTCGAGGGATGGTACGACGCGGGGAAGCTCGACACCCTGCTCGACACGAATCGCACGATCCTCGAGAAGCGGAAGGCGGCGCGACGTCCCAAGTCGGTGCCGAAGGACGTCACGCTCGTCGATCCCGTGTACATCGAAGACCACGTGACGCTCAAGGCCTCGAAGATCGGTCCAAACGTGTCGGTGAGCACCGGTAGTACGATCGAAGACTCCGAGTTGAGTGACACGATCGTTGGCTCGAAATCGTCAGTCCGCCGCTCGACGCTCAAGAACTCGATGGTCGGAGACGAAGCCGTTGTCGAGGGAATTCACGGCGAGATGACCATCTCCGATCACTCCGAAGTGAGAGGCCGGAGCTGA
- a CDS encoding ABC transporter permease, producing MSPQGGRSFRFPSRTTKRIRADVDDELSFHIEMRAAELIARGLSESDARREATREFGDVEFTREYCRRLDEGGERADRRGEWLGDLRQDLTQASRVLRRSPGFVAIALVTIALGVGANSAIFTVVRGVLLRPLPFAQPDRLVAVYEDNRPDHSPRSQLAAADYVDYRKQQSTLTDIGIVGYATLDYQGATEPVALHGLRFSANVFSILGSPPMLGRTFAPDEDQPGQTSVVVLTFATWRGVFGGDSTVVGRSVMMSGVPMTIIGVMPPRFTFGGDEQFWTPFNIQRQLADVNRSRKLHNMVAVARLRATVTPARAESDLLTIAHRNEQAFPASNTGHLVSVVPLHSALVGDARTALLVLAGAAACVLLIACANLANLVFSRTLGRQRELAVRAALGAARDRLVRQLLTESLLLALVGGMVGSAIGWAATRALLAVAPDALPHVGDVAIDPMVIGFALIVSLGGGLLFGLVPAWAGSRADAERTLRDTSRTVVGRRADRWRRVLVAGQTALTVVLLVCAGLLVRSLDRLQRVELGFDPDHVLLVSLALTSNAYDTRPKIAQFYETLFERIRATPGVRVVGAASSVPLRGTSTAGLHIEGEAMPNGPLPSIGYTAVSDDYFRALGIPLRSGRGLVSQDAAGVQPRAVVVNDEAVRRFWGGHDPIGARVQLGPDPHDPFYLVVGVVGNVRQDGFDVQPRPIAYTSYRQEGEAYLSLVVKTTSDPLQALPAIRAAVREIDRTLPLIGVTTMDDVAGNSLSRRRFSMLLLATFAALSLVLAVVGTYGVLAYTVSARTPELGVRIALGATTRNVLGLVVGQSMTMSTLGVAAGVVGAVALTRTIRGMLFGIEPTDAITFIVVTTALLGACVLAAFIPARRATRIDPVEALRRD from the coding sequence GTGAGCCCACAAGGCGGTCGATCGTTTCGATTTCCCTCGCGCACGACGAAGCGCATTCGTGCCGACGTCGACGACGAGCTCTCCTTTCACATCGAGATGCGCGCGGCGGAGCTCATCGCGCGCGGCCTCAGCGAATCCGACGCGCGCCGCGAGGCCACGCGCGAGTTCGGGGACGTCGAGTTCACGCGCGAGTACTGTCGTCGCCTCGACGAAGGCGGTGAACGCGCCGACCGTCGCGGCGAGTGGCTCGGCGATCTTCGCCAGGATCTCACGCAAGCCAGTCGCGTGCTGAGGCGATCGCCGGGATTCGTCGCGATTGCTCTCGTCACTATCGCGTTAGGCGTCGGGGCGAACAGCGCGATCTTCACGGTGGTCCGCGGCGTCTTGCTTCGTCCCCTTCCTTTTGCGCAACCGGATCGCCTCGTCGCCGTTTACGAGGACAACCGGCCCGACCATTCGCCGCGCTCCCAGTTGGCGGCCGCCGACTACGTCGATTACCGCAAGCAACAATCGACCCTCACGGATATCGGCATCGTTGGCTACGCGACGCTCGATTATCAGGGTGCAACGGAACCCGTCGCCCTCCACGGTTTGCGCTTCAGCGCGAACGTCTTTTCGATTCTCGGCAGTCCGCCGATGCTGGGTCGCACCTTTGCGCCAGACGAGGACCAGCCCGGGCAGACGAGTGTCGTCGTCCTAACGTTCGCTACCTGGCGCGGAGTCTTTGGCGGGGACTCTACGGTTGTCGGACGGTCCGTCATGATGAGTGGCGTGCCGATGACGATCATCGGCGTGATGCCGCCTCGCTTCACGTTCGGCGGCGACGAACAGTTCTGGACGCCGTTCAATATTCAGCGCCAACTCGCTGACGTGAATCGCTCGCGCAAACTGCACAACATGGTCGCCGTGGCGCGACTGCGAGCGACTGTCACGCCGGCACGCGCCGAGAGCGATCTGCTCACGATTGCGCACCGGAACGAACAGGCCTTCCCGGCGTCGAACACCGGCCATCTCGTCAGCGTCGTTCCACTGCATTCGGCGCTCGTTGGCGATGCGCGGACCGCTTTACTCGTGCTTGCCGGTGCGGCCGCGTGTGTGCTGCTCATTGCCTGCGCGAATCTGGCAAATCTCGTCTTCTCCCGCACGTTGGGCCGGCAACGGGAGCTCGCCGTCCGCGCGGCGTTAGGCGCTGCGCGTGATCGACTCGTCAGACAACTGTTGACGGAAAGCCTGCTCCTCGCGCTCGTCGGCGGTATGGTCGGGTCGGCGATCGGCTGGGCGGCGACGCGGGCGCTGCTCGCCGTTGCACCCGACGCCCTGCCGCACGTCGGCGACGTCGCGATCGACCCGATGGTAATCGGTTTCGCACTGATCGTGTCGCTCGGCGGCGGCCTCCTGTTTGGTCTCGTTCCGGCTTGGGCGGGCTCGCGCGCGGACGCCGAACGCACGCTGCGCGACACCAGCCGCACGGTTGTGGGCCGTCGCGCCGACCGATGGCGACGTGTTCTCGTTGCCGGCCAGACAGCGCTTACGGTCGTGCTCCTCGTGTGCGCGGGCCTGCTCGTGCGTAGCCTCGACCGACTGCAGCGTGTCGAGCTGGGCTTCGACCCGGATCATGTGCTCCTCGTCAGCCTCGCGTTGACGTCGAACGCGTACGACACGCGCCCGAAGATCGCTCAGTTCTACGAGACGCTGTTCGAGCGCATCCGCGCGACGCCCGGTGTTCGCGTCGTCGGTGCGGCGTCGAGTGTGCCGCTGCGCGGGACATCGACCGCCGGACTGCACATCGAGGGCGAGGCAATGCCTAACGGTCCGCTGCCCTCGATCGGATACACGGCCGTGAGCGACGATTATTTCCGTGCCCTTGGCATTCCACTCCGGTCGGGTCGCGGCCTCGTCTCACAGGACGCGGCTGGCGTACAGCCCCGGGCCGTCGTCGTGAACGATGAAGCAGTCCGTCGCTTCTGGGGCGGACACGATCCCATCGGCGCTCGTGTTCAACTCGGCCCCGATCCACACGACCCGTTCTATCTCGTGGTCGGCGTCGTGGGCAACGTTAGGCAGGACGGTTTTGACGTCCAGCCCCGCCCGATCGCGTACACATCGTACCGGCAGGAGGGAGAGGCATACCTATCCCTCGTCGTCAAGACGACGAGCGACCCGTTGCAGGCGCTGCCCGCGATTCGCGCCGCCGTTCGTGAGATCGATCGTACCCTGCCGCTCATCGGCGTAACGACGATGGATGACGTCGCCGGCAATTCCCTGAGTCGGCGCCGCTTCTCGATGCTGCTCCTCGCGACCTTTGCCGCACTGTCCCTCGTCCTCGCGGTGGTCGGCACGTACGGCGTCTTGGCCTATACCGTCAGCGCCCGCACACCGGAACTGGGCGTCCGCATCGCCCTCGGCGCCACGACGCGCAATGTCCTCGGCCTCGTCGTCGGCCAGAGCATGACGATGTCCACGTTAGGCGTTGCCGCCGGCGTCGTCGGTGCCGTCGCCCTTACGCGGACGATCCGCGGCATGCTCTTCGGCATCGAGCCGACTGATGCGATCACGTTTATCGTGGTGACGACGGCACTTCTCGGCGCATGCGTTCTCGCCGCATTCATCCCTGCACGAAGAGCGACGCGCATCGATCCGGTCGAAGCGCTACGGCGCGACTGA